The following are encoded in a window of Jeotgalibacillus aurantiacus genomic DNA:
- the ftsE gene encoding cell division ATP-binding protein FtsE, with amino-acid sequence MIEMKEVYKKYPNGIMAANGFDVKIQPGEFVYVVGPSGAGKSTFIKMMYREEKPTKGTISVNGIDIGSLKNKRVPYLRRNIGVVFQDFKLLNKLTVYENVAFALEVIEEQPKVIKEKVMEVLSLVGLKHKARMMPDELSGGEQQRVSIARSIVNTPKVVIADEPTGNLDPETSWEIMNLFEEINSRGTTIIMATHNREIVNTIRHRVLAIENGVIVRDEQRGDYGYEN; translated from the coding sequence ATGATCGAGATGAAAGAGGTTTACAAGAAATACCCGAACGGCATCATGGCTGCAAATGGGTTTGATGTTAAGATTCAACCCGGCGAATTTGTCTATGTTGTCGGACCGTCCGGAGCCGGTAAATCAACATTTATTAAAATGATGTACCGTGAAGAAAAACCGACGAAGGGTACCATTTCCGTTAATGGAATTGATATTGGCAGCTTAAAAAATAAGCGAGTGCCTTACTTAAGAAGAAACATCGGTGTGGTGTTTCAGGATTTTAAGCTTTTGAATAAGCTTACGGTTTATGAAAATGTCGCATTTGCCTTAGAAGTAATTGAGGAACAGCCAAAGGTAATCAAGGAGAAGGTTATGGAAGTCCTTTCTCTTGTTGGTTTGAAACATAAAGCCCGCATGATGCCCGATGAGCTTTCCGGAGGAGAACAGCAGCGAGTATCGATTGCAAGGTCCATCGTTAATACACCAAAAGTGGTGATTGCCGATGAGCCGACTGGAAATCTTGATCCGGAGACTTCATGGGAAATTATGAACCTGTTCGAAGAGATTAATTCGAGAGGTACAACGATAATAATGGCTACGCATAACCGCGAAATAGTCAACACGATCCGTCACAGAGTACTGGCCATCGAAAATGGTGTTATTGTACGTGATGAACAGCGGGGGGACTACGGTTATGAAAACTAG
- the cccB gene encoding cytochrome c551, with amino-acid sequence MKKWWLALAAGSVLVLGACGGGEEATDSGSGEEASSGELDPREIYVQNCSGCHGDNLEGGSGPNLEEVGSRYSYDEILDIIQNGKGRMPGNLIEGEEAEVVAQWLSEQQ; translated from the coding sequence ATGAAGAAATGGTGGTTAGCATTAGCTGCAGGGTCAGTCCTCGTCCTCGGTGCGTGTGGTGGTGGAGAGGAAGCGACCGATAGTGGATCAGGAGAAGAAGCATCTTCAGGTGAGCTGGATCCGCGCGAAATTTACGTTCAAAACTGTTCCGGCTGTCACGGTGATAATCTGGAAGGTGGTAGCGGCCCGAACCTGGAAGAAGTCGGATCACGCTACAGTTATGACGAAATTTTGGACATCATCCAAAATGGTAAAGGCCGTATGCCTGGCAATTTAATTGAAGGTGAAGAGGCAGAGGTTGTCGCACAATGGCTTTCTGAACAGCAATAA
- the ftsX gene encoding permease-like cell division protein FtsX, whose amino-acid sequence MKTRTISRHFRESFKSLARNGWMTFASISAVTVTLLLVGVFTALMLNMNKAADDIENDVEMNVYVELEADETAIASLEQQMDELSGVESITFSSKEEELSSLVSSFGEDMALFEQNNPLRDKFVVKAVDPRQTERLATQIENFDNTYSVEYGEGKIDQLFSVLEVSRNVGAVLIFGLLFTAMFLISNTIKITIMARKTEIEIMKLVGASNWFVRIPFILEGIWLGIIGSILPITVVTLLYYNITQFMEPRLENSFIQLLDFSPFIYQINALILLMGVVIGVWGSFMSVRKFLRV is encoded by the coding sequence ATGAAAACTAGAACAATTTCAAGACACTTCAGAGAGAGCTTTAAGAGCCTCGCACGAAACGGCTGGATGACTTTCGCATCCATCAGTGCCGTTACCGTTACACTACTTTTAGTCGGTGTATTCACTGCGCTTATGTTAAATATGAACAAAGCAGCTGATGATATAGAAAATGATGTAGAGATGAATGTCTACGTTGAATTGGAAGCTGATGAAACAGCTATTGCTTCACTTGAACAGCAAATGGATGAATTATCCGGTGTCGAATCGATCACCTTTTCATCTAAGGAAGAAGAGCTTTCAAGTCTAGTAAGCAGCTTTGGTGAAGACATGGCATTGTTCGAACAAAACAATCCGCTCCGCGACAAATTTGTTGTCAAAGCAGTCGATCCGAGACAGACTGAGCGTCTGGCTACACAGATCGAAAATTTTGATAACACATACAGTGTCGAGTACGGAGAAGGGAAAATCGATCAGCTGTTCAGTGTCCTTGAAGTCAGCCGGAACGTCGGTGCCGTTTTAATCTTCGGTTTACTGTTTACCGCAATGTTCCTGATTTCAAACACCATTAAAATCACCATTATGGCTAGAAAGACGGAAATTGAGATTATGAAACTCGTTGGAGCCTCCAACTGGTTCGTCAGAATTCCATTTATTCTTGAGGGGATCTGGCTGGGTATCATCGGTTCCATTTTACCAATTACCGTTGTTACACTGCTTTATTACAACATTACGCAGTTTATGGAACCAAGACTGGAGAATTCATTTATCCAGCTGCTTGATTTCTCACCATTCATTTATCAAATTAACGCATTAATTCTTCTGATGGGCGTCGTAATCGGCGTATGGGGAAGCTTTATGTCCGTCAGAAAATTCCTGCGCGTTTAA
- a CDS encoding YitT family protein, with translation MKKRNRRVPKASGKWPVVLDFVYILIGAFFVAVAFNVFLLPNNVASGGVSGISTILNGLFDWRPAYVQYAFNIPLFIAGLIFLGLQFGLKTAVGTVVLPFYVLLTESWEPWTEDPLLGALFGGIGVGIGLGIVFRGKASTGGTDLAAQIIHKYSGFGLGTCVAFIDGMIVLAAALVFDIEAGLYALIGLYVTSKTIDLVQVGLNRSKMVHIITNRQEEISQAIFDEVDRGVTKLSAYGGYTDHERPILMCVIDQTEFTRLKNVVKKIDPKAFVIVNDASEVLGEGFKRE, from the coding sequence ATGAAAAAACGGAATCGGAGAGTACCGAAAGCGTCTGGAAAATGGCCTGTCGTGCTCGATTTTGTGTATATTTTAATTGGGGCGTTTTTTGTTGCAGTGGCGTTTAACGTGTTTCTTTTGCCGAATAATGTGGCATCCGGCGGAGTGAGCGGGATCAGTACCATTTTAAATGGGTTGTTTGATTGGCGGCCGGCTTACGTTCAGTATGCATTTAATATTCCTTTATTTATTGCCGGGTTGATCTTTCTTGGTCTTCAGTTTGGCTTAAAAACGGCTGTAGGCACAGTGGTGCTTCCATTTTACGTGCTGCTGACTGAAAGCTGGGAGCCTTGGACGGAGGATCCGCTGCTCGGTGCATTGTTCGGCGGAATTGGCGTTGGGATAGGTTTAGGAATTGTATTTAGAGGTAAAGCATCTACAGGTGGAACAGACCTTGCCGCACAGATTATACATAAGTACAGCGGATTTGGTCTTGGGACGTGTGTTGCTTTTATTGACGGAATGATTGTGCTTGCAGCCGCACTCGTTTTTGACATTGAGGCGGGACTATATGCATTGATCGGCCTTTATGTAACGAGTAAAACGATTGATCTGGTACAAGTCGGGTTAAATCGTTCGAAAATGGTGCATATTATTACCAACCGTCAGGAAGAAATCAGTCAGGCTATTTTTGATGAAGTGGATCGGGGTGTAACAAAGCTGTCGGCGTATGGCGGCTATACAGATCACGAGCGTCCAATTTTAATGTGTGTCATTGATCAGACTGAATTTACAAGGTTGAAAAACGTAGTTAAAAAGATTGATCCGAAAGCATTTGTCATTGTAAATGATGCGTCCGAAGTCTTAGGTGAAGGTTTTAAAAGGGAATAG